The DNA window TCGACGCCACGTCGAGGAGGCGGTCGCATGGGCTCTGCCGGCCCCGACGTCGCCGACATCGACTTCGACGACCTGACGGCGCCCCGGCTGACCGACGTGCAGCGCCAGATCCTGGAGTTCACCGAGGCCCGGCCCGTGGACCTCGACGTGGGCCGGATGCGCGCCGATGCGCTCGAGCAGGCGGGGGGACCCGAGGACCTGGACGAGGCCGACGGCTTCGCCGACCGGTTGGCCGCGCACGTCGCCGCCATCGAGGCCGACGACGGGCTGCGCCAGCTCACCCGCGGCTCGCTGCGGCAACGGGTGGTTCGCCTGCTGCGCAACCGGTTGTCGCTGACCGAATTGCTCCGGCGCTACCCCGAGATCGAGTCGATCCGCATCGAGAAACCGTTCGTCGTCGTCGGCATGCCGCGGTCCGGCACCACGCACCTGGTCAACCTCATCGCGGCCGACCCGCGCCGGCGCGCGCTGCCGTACTGGGAGAGCCAGGAACCCATCCCCGCCCGCGGCCAGGGGCCCGACATCTTCGGCGTCGACCCCCGCTACGCCCGGGCCAAGGCCGAACACGACGCGCTGATGGCCAGCGCCCCGGCCGTCGCGGCCATGCACGACCGCTTCCCCGAGGCGATCGAGGAGGAGGTCGAGCTGCTGGACCTCGACCTGGCCGCCTATGTGCTGGAATGGCATGCGCGCGTGCCCGATTGGCGGGACTACTACCTGCGGCTGGACCAGACGCGGCACTACGCGTACCTGAAGAAGGTGCTGCAGGCGCTGACCTTCCTGCGCGGACCGCGCACCTGGGTCCTCAAGAGCCCGCAGCACGCGGAGCAACTCGGCCCGCTGATGGCGACCTTCCCCGACGCCACGGTGGCGTTCACGCACCGCGACCCCGTCGCCGTGATCCAGTCGGCGATCACGATGATGGCCTACTCGGACCGGCTGCGCCGCACGAGCATCGACCCGGCCTGGCTGCTGGAGTACTGGAGCGACCGGGTGCACCGGCTGCTCAGCGCCTGTGTGCGCGACCGCGACCTGGTGCCGGCCGAACACAGCATTGACATCGGCTTCCATCAGCTGGGCGGAAACGAGATGGCGCTGCTCGACGAGCTCTACCGGCGCGGCGGGACAGAGCTGACCCCGCAGGCGCGCGTCGGCTTCCAGCGGTACCTCGACGGTAACCCGCGCGGCAAACACGGCCGCGTCCGTTACGACCTGCAACGCCACTTCGACGTCTCGGCCGACGAACTGCGCGGGCGTTTCGGGTTCTACTTCGACCGGTTCGACGTGCGCGATGAGTAGCTTCGAACCGGTCTACCGGAGCCGGCCCGGCGCCGAGGCAATGCGCCCGGCGGCCGCCGAGCGGGCCGAGCAGATCGCCCCGGGGCTGTGGTGCTCGCCGGGCCTGTCCAACTCCTACCTGTTGACCACCGGCGACGGCCGGGTGATCGTCAACACCGGCATGGGCTTCGAGGGCCCGGTGCACCGCGCCAACTTCGACGCCGTCGACTCCTCCCCGGTGCGCTACGTGATCATCACCCAGGGCCACGTGGACCACGTCGGCGGCCTGGACAGCGTGCGCGATCCGGACACGACCGTTGTCGCGCAGGCGAACTGGACCACCTGGCGCGACGACAACGAACGGCTCATGCCCTACCGCGCCAACCGCAGCGCGTTCGCCTTCAAAGACACGCTGGCGTCGGGCATCCGCGCGATTCAGCGGCGCCTCGGCACCACGCGGCTGCCCGGCCAGAGCGTCCCCGTAGTCGACCTCGACTTCGAGGACACCCTCACCCTGGAGGTGGGAGGCCGGCGCCTGGAGCTGCTCTCCGTGCCCGGCGGCGAAACCACCGACTCGCTGGTGGTGTGGCTACCGGAGGAACGTATCTGCTTGTGCGGCAATGCCTTCGGCGCGCTGTTCGGCCACATCCCCAACCTGGTGACGATGCGCGGCGACCGCTACCGCGACGCCCTGACCGTCATCGCCTCGGTCGAGCGGGTGCGCGAGCTGCAACCGGACCTGCTGGTGACCGGTCACTTCGCGCCGATCGCGGGCGCCGAGCGCATCCAGGACGAGCTGACCCGGCTGGCGGGCGCCGTCCGGTACGTCCACGACCGGACCGTCGCCGGCATGAACGCGGGCAAAGACGTCGCGACCCTGATGCGCGAGATCACCCTGCCCGCGGAATACGAAGTGGGACAGGGCTACGGGAAGGTGTCCTGGGACGTGCGGGCGGTGTGGGAGAACTACTCGGGCTGGTTTCACCACCGGTCGACCACCGAGCTGTACCCGGTCGGGTTCGACGCCGTCGCCGCCGACGTGGTCGAGCTGGCCGGCGCCGAGGCGCTGGTGCAGCGCGCGCGGGCCCACCTGGACGCCGACCGCCCGCTGCACGCCATTCACCTGGCCGAGCTGGTGCCCGCGGGCCACGCCGGCGCCCGCGACGTGCTTGCGCAGGCCCACGAGAGGCTGTTGGCCGGCAGCACGAACTTCTGGGAAACAGCTTGGCTGAAAGAGCAATTGGCGAGGAAATCATGACGTTTGCGCTGCGGCCGGACGACTTCTACCACACCGGCATCGTCGTGTCCGACCTCGACGACGCGATGGCGCGCCTGAGCGCGCTGGCCGGCTACACCTGGATCGCGCCGATGAGCTACACGCTGCCGTTCCGCACCGCCGCAGGCACCCGCGAACTCACCTCGACGTTCGTCTACTCGCTGCAGAGCCCGCACGTGGAGTTGATCCAAGAGGTACCCGACAGCCCGTGGACGGCACCGCGCGGCAACGCGATTCACCACCTCGGCTACTTCACCGACGACCTGACGGCGACGGCGCGCGCGCTGGAGGACAACGGCTTCGTGTTCGAAGCGACCGCCGACGTCTCGCCACCGGGGCTCGCCCTGTTCGCCTACTACGTCGACTCGTCGGGCACCCGCATCGAGATCGTCGACCGGTCGCTGTTCCCCGACTTCGCCGCGTTCCTGCGGTCCGCGGCAGCGCCGGAGCAGGGCTGAGGCCGGACATGCTGCTCACGGTGTTACGCTTCAACTTCGGCTCGCCGCAGGGAACCCCACGGACGCAAGGCGAACTGGTCCGCATCGCGCTGGAGATGGCGCAGTGGGCCGAGTCGCACGGCATCACCTCGGTGAGTGTCGACGAACACCACGCGACCGGGCACGGGTGGAGCTGCAACCCGATCATGGCCGCGGCGATGTTCCTGGCGCGCACGACGACGCTGATCGCCAGCGTGGACTGCGCGCTCGGACCGCTGTGGCACCCGGTCCGGCTCGCCGAGGACATCGCCCTGGTGGACAACATGAGCCGGGGGCGGCTGCACACCACCGTCGGCCTGGGTTACCGCACGATCGAATACGACGCGCTGGGAGTCGATTTCGGCCGGCGCGGCGAGCTGATGGACACCCTGATCGCCCGGCTGCTGGCGGTGTGGGCCGGCACCGACCCCGGTGGGCCCATCTGCACCGGGACGTGGAGCCGCCCGCACCCACCGCTGTACGTCGGCGGTGGCGTGCGCGCCACGGCGAGGCGCGCGGCGCGCTTCGGCCTGCCGCTGAGCCTGGCCGACCACCTGCCCGACGTCGCCGCGCACTACCGGCGGCTGTGTTCGGACTCCGGCGTCAAGCCCCTGGTGATCATGCCCGGCCGGGTCAATCGCGGAATGATCTTCCTGCACGAGGATCCGGAGCGGGCCTGGGCGCAGCTCGGCGAGCACATCCTCTGGGAGGCGGTCACTTACGGCGGCTGGTCCACCGAGGAGCGTTCCCTGATGCACCTGCCGGGGGTGCGGACCCTCGAGGAGGTCAGGGCGTCCGGGCGATACCGGTTCCTGACGCCCCAGGAACTCATCGCCGAGATCAGGGATTCCGACGACTACGGACCGCTGGTGATGCACCCGCTCGTCGGCGGCATGCCGGCCGACGAGGCGTGGAGATCGGTCCAACTGCTGGCCGACAAAGTTTTGCCCGCGTTCACCTGACAGGTATCCAAGCCGTGATTGGGCAACCACGGCACCGGGTACGGCTTTGATACGGCAGGTTTCAACAGAATTGGGGGAATTGATGAGCTTCGAGATACGTAGGGCAGTCGGACTGTTGGGCGGCGCCGCGGCGTTGACCACGGCGGTTGGCGTCGGTGTGCCGGCGCCCGACGCGACCGCGGCACCGCCCGCTCCGGCCGCACCGCAGGCGCCCGCCCCGAACCCGGCGCCGCCACCGCCGCCCGCCAACGGTCACGGCACCGCCGTGGAATACAGCCACGCTTCCCACAGCGGCCGCAGCTCGTCGGAGTAGCCCGCGGCCAGGCCGGTGAAGTCGTCGGTGACGACGGTGCCGTGACGGTGCCGGTCCGTCCAGTCCCGACAGGGCAAAGAATTTCGCATCGCCGAGCCGGCCGCGCAGCGCGTGCAGGGTCAGCGCGCCGCGCTTGTACACGCGGTCGTCGAACATGTGCCGCGGCCCCGGGTCGGCCAACACCAGGTCCTGCGGCTTGGCGCGCAGCTGGTCGTGATGCAGCCGGGCCAGTTCGTCGGCGCCGGGTCCGCCGCTGCGCTCCGACCACAACCACTCGGCGTAGCAGGCGAAGCCCTCGTGCAGCCAGATGTCGCGCCAGCGCCGCGCGGTCACCGAGTTGCCGAACCACTGGTGGGCCAGCTCGTGGGCGATCAACCGCTCGGCGGCCCGTGACCCGTCGCAGTGGTTGGCGCCGAATATTGAAATCCCTTGGGCCTCAAGGGGGATGTCCAGGGCGTCGTCGGTGACCACGACCGTGTACCCACTGCTCAGCGGATAGGGGCCGAACAGGTCCACGAACAGCGACATCATCTCGGGCTGGCGCGCGAAGTCGTGCCCGAACGCGCCCCGCAGCCGCGCGGGCAGCGCCGACTGAATCGGCACCGGTGCCCGCGCCAGCCGCACCAGCTCGTAGGCGCCGATCTGCAGCGTGATCAGGTAGGTCGACGTCGGCTCGGGTTGTTCGTAGGTCCACACGGTCTGCGACGCCCGGGTGCGGGTGCCGACCAGTTTCCCGTTGGCGACGACGCGGTAGCGGCCTTCCGTGCTGACCTGGATGCGGAAGGCTGCCTTGTCGCCGGGGTGGTCGTTGCAGGGAAACCACGACGGGGCGCCGTTGGGCTGACCGGCGACCAGCACCCCGTCGGTCAGCTCCTCGAAACCGACGTCGCCCCATAGGGTTCGGATGGGCTTCGGCGCACCGCTGTAGCGCACCACGATGGCCATCGCCGCACCGCATGCCAGCCTCGACGCCAGGCGGACGCGCAACTTGCCGCCGCGGCAGGAGAACTGCTGCACGCGTTTGCCGTTCACCGTCACCTTGGCGACCGACAGCGATCCGGACAGGTCGAGGCTGAACTGCTGCAGCTCTACGAGCGTCACCGCGGTGATCGTCGCCGTGCCGGACAGCCGGTTGATCGCGACCCGGTATTCGAGGTCGAGTTCGTAGCGCGACACCCGGTAGCCGGGATTGCCGTTTTTCGGCAGGTAGTCGTCGATGACCGGCGCGGACTTCATAGCCGGAACTTTCACGCCGCGGCGCCCCGCTTCGCCGAGTTCTTGGCCCGGCCCTTCTTGCGGCCCGCCCCCCACGGTTTGATCGGATTGCCTTGCCAGCGAGTCGATCCCGGCACCTTGTCGCCGCGCACCACCAGCGACGCCGGGCCCACGGTCGCCCCGGCCCCGATCCGGGTGGCCGGCAGCGCCACGCAGTGCGGCCCGAGCGTGGCGCCGGGTTCGAGCACGACGCTGTCCATGCGCATGATCCGGTCGTGGAACAGATGCGTCTGCACCACACAGCCCCGGTTGACCGTGCTGCCGGAGCCGAGCGTGACGAGATCCGCCTCGGGCAGCCAATAGGTTTCGCACCACGTGCCCCGCCCGACGCGGGCGCCCAGCGCGCGCAGCCACAGGGTCAGCAGCGGCGTGCCGACGGCCGCGCGGGCGAACCACGGCGCGGCGACAGTCTCGACGAAGGTGTCGCAGACCTCGTTGCGCCAGACGAACGACGACCACAGCGGGTACTCGCTGGCCCGGATCCGCCCCACGGTCAGCCATTTGGCGGCGACCGTGACGGCCCCCGCGACGGTGCCCGCCGCCAGCAGCACCAGCCCGCCGCACAACGCGGCCGCCCAGACGCCGAAGATCCGCGCCAGCGCCTGCAGCGCACCCAGCACCGCCAGCCCGATCCCGACCGTCACCACCACGGGCAGCAGCCGGCAGGTCTCCACCACCGCGCGCCGAACCTTGAGCCGCGCCGGCGGGTCGTAGGTGGTGGCCGCGTCGGCCTCGGTGGGGCGCCGGCGCAGCCGCATCGGGGGGCTGCCCAGCCATGACGAGCCGCGTTTGGCCTTGGGCGGTGCGGCCGAGAGCACCGCGACCAGCCCGTCGTCGGGCACCCGGCGGCCCGGCTGGGTGATGCCGGAGTTGCCGAGGAACGCGCGCCGGCCCACGGTGGTCGTGGCCGCGTGGATATAGCCGCCGCCGAGCTCGTAGGAGGCCACCCTGGTGTCGTCGGCCAGGAACGCCCCGTCCTCGATCACCGTGAACTTCGGGATCGGCAACACCGTGGAGATCTCGGTGCCGCGGCCGACCCGCGCGCCCAGCAACCGCAGCCACGCCGGTGTCAGCAGTCCGGCATACAGAGGAAAGAGGTAGTTGCGCGCGGCGTCCATGAGCCGCTCGGTCGCCCACAGCTGCCAGCCGGCCCGGCTGCGCACCGGGTGGTAGCCCTCGGTCAGCCCGATCGAGAGCGCCCGCACCGCCGCCACGGTCAGCAGCGCGTACACCGTCGCCGCGGCCAGCGCCGCGACCGGCGTCCACAGCAGCGCCGGCGGCACCGCGTCCGAGAGCCGGCGGGTGTGGCGCACCGCCGCCGCGATTACCGTGACGCCGCTCGCGGCGGCGATCATCGGCAACGCGGCGAGCCCCAGCGACGTCAGCCCGTACATCGCGACCCACCGGGATCGGCGGGGCGGCCGCTCGTCGGGCCACGGGTGTTTGACCCGGCCAGACTTCACCGCGGGCGAGCCCTTCCAGTACTGCCCGTTCTTGATCTTGTCGACCACCCCGGAGCCGGGGGCCACGTCGGCGTTCTTACCGACGACCGCGCCGGGCATCAGCGTGGTCCGGGCGCCGACCGTCGCGTCGTCGCCGACGGTGATCGTGCCGATGTGGAACTCGTCGCCGTCGACCCAGTGCCCGCACAGGTCCACCTCGGGTTCCACCGCGCTGCGGTGCCCGAGGGTCAGCAACCCGGTGACGGGGGGCAGCGAGTGCAGGTCCACGCCTTTGCCGACGTTGGCGCCCAGCGCGCGGGCGTAGTACACCAGCCACGGCGCGCCCGACAGGTTGTGCGCCCCGCAGGCCTCGGCCACCCGCTCGGCCAGCCACACCCGCAGGTGCACCGACCCGCCGCGGCGGTAGGTGCCCGGCCGCACCGCCGACAGCAGCATGCGCGCGCACAGCACCGCGATGCCCATCCGGCCGACCGGCGTGACGAACGCGAGGAACGCCACCGCGACGAGCCACCAGTTGACCGCGACGGTCCACGGCACCACGTGCAGCGCGCGGGCCACACCGTTCCCGAGCGCGAGCCACGTCACCCACGGCAGCGCCGCCAGCGTCGCCAACGGCACCGACAGCACGGTCTGGGCGGCCTGGGTCAGCCGCGGGGTCGGGCGGACCGCCCGCTCGGTGACCGGGGGCGGCGGCTCCAGCTCGTCGAGGAACGAGGCCAGCGAGCCCAGCCGGGGATGGTCGTACAGGTCGGCGACGGTGACCTGCGGATACCGTCGCCGCAACCCGGCGACGAGCTGCGCGGCGGCCAGCGACCCGCCGCCGAGGGCGAAGAAGTCCACCTCCGGGCCGTGCACCGCCGATCCGAGCAGGTCGCGCCACAGCCCGGCCAGCCAGCCCGTCGTGCCGCCCAGATCGGCGCTCGCGTCGGGGTCCCCGCCGGGCGGCGGCCAGGGCAGCGCGTCGCGGTCGACCTTGCCCGACGTCCGGGTGGGCAGCTCCTCGATCCGCACCAGCCGGGGCACCAGCGCGGCGGGCAGCCGTTCGGCCAGCCGCAGGCGCGCCTCGTGCAGGTCGAACGCCGGATCGGCGCTGACGAGGTAGCCGACCAGCACCGGCGTTCCCGTCGCGGTGTGGCGGACCGCCGCCGCCGCGCCGCCGACCCCCGGCAGGCCGACCAGCGCGGCGTCGACCTCGCCCAGCTCGATGCGGCGGCCCCCGACCTTGACCTGGTCGTCGCCGCGCCCGCAGAAATACAGCCCGTCGGGTTCCAGCCGCACCAGGTCACCGCTGCGGTAGGCGCGCCCCCAGCCCAGCGTGGGCAGGGGGGCGTACTTCTCGGCGTCTTTGTCCTCGTCGAGGTAGCGGGCCAGGCCCACCCCGCCGATCACCAGCTCGCCGACCTCGCCGTAGCCGACCGGGCAGCCGTCGGCGTCGACGACGGCCAGGTCCCATCCGGGCAACGGCAGCCCGATGCTGATCGGCCCGCCCCCGTCGAGCCTGGCCGCGCAGGCGACCACCGTCGCCTCGGTGGGGCCGTAGGTGTTCCACACCTCCCGTCCGTCGACGGCGAGGCGCTCGGCCAGCTCCGCGGGACAGGCCTCGCCGCCGAAGATCAGCAGCCGCACCGCCTCCAGCGCCTCGGCGGGCCACAGCGCGGCCAGCGCCGGCACCGTGGAGACCACGGTCACGTCGCGGGTGACCAGCCACGGACCCAGGTCCATCCCGCTGCGCACCAGCGAGCGCGGCGCGGGGACCAGGCAGGCGCCGTGCCGCCAGGCCAGCCACATCTCCTCGCACGACGCGTCGAAGGCCACCGACAGCCCGCCCAGCACCCGGTCGCCGGGCCCGATCGGGCTGTCCTGCAGGAACAGCTGCGCCTCGGCGTCGACGAACGCGGCGGCGCTGCGGTGCGTGACTGCCACGCCCTTCGGGGTGCCGGTCGATCCGGAGGTGAAGATGATCCACGCGTCGTCGCGGGTCATGGGCGCCGTCGCGCGCCAGCCGCGCGACGCCCCGGGGCCCCGCAGCAGGCCCGCCTCGGTGATCACCGCGACCACGTCGGCCGCACCGAACACCAGCTCCGCCCGCTCGTCGGGGTCGTCGGCGTCGACCGGCACGTACGCCGCCCCGGTGGCCAGCGTCGCCAGGATCGCCACGTACAGCGCGTAGCTGCCCGAGGGCATGCGGATGCCGATCCGGTCGCCGCGGCCGATGCCCCGAGCGGCCAGCCACTCGACGCTGGCCTCCATGTCGCCGATCAGCTCGCCGTAGGTGAGCTGCACGGTGCCGTCGTCGATGGCGGGCGCGTCCGGGAAACGCGCGGCGGTCGCATAGACGATGTCGATGAGCGTGCGCGGGCTCGGCGCGGCGGACGACAGCAGGTACTGAGCCGGAACGTCCGCCGGGGCTCGTGCCGGTGCCGGTCCTGTCACCACCCTACGAAAATACTCAAGCCCGGCCGCCGCGGCGGCGACCGCGTGCGGCGTGTGATGGGACGGTTACGCCGCCGAGACCGCTATCCGGCCCGTCTCCAGTGCGGCCCCGTGACCGCGTCGAGCGCCTCGGTGACGTAGCGGTCCAGCGGCTTGCCCGCGTGGCGGACCCAGGTCTGGAAGGCGAAATCGGCGGCCGCGAAGGCGAGGTGGACCAACAGGCCCGGGCGGATGTCGGTGTCGGGGTCGACGCCCATCCGCTCGGCGGTCAGCCTGACCGCGCGCTCCTTGTCGGCCGGCTGGTGGATGCTGACCTTGCCGAGCAGGCCGGGGGCCACCAGCAGCGCCGCTCGCCACTCCGCGCAGTCGTCGCGGTCGAACGAGCGCGTGCGGGTGATGATCGCGTTGCTCAGCGCGACGTCGGGTGGTTCGGCCGCGGGCCGCTGCTCGAGCAGGTTGAGGATCGCGGCGCCGCCGTGCCGGACCGGCGCCAGCAGCAGATCCTCCTTGGCGGACACGTGCCGGAACAGCGTGCGCACCGAAACGCCCGCCGCCGTGGCGATTTCCTCGGTCGTCACCGCGTCGTAGCCGCGTTCGACGAACAACCGGAACGCCGCCCGCCGGATGTCGGCCCGGATCTGGGCGCGCTGCCGGTCGCGCAGCGACTCCGTCACCGGAAGCAGCCGATCCCGCCGTCGACGTGGATGGTCTGCGCGGTGATGAACGACGCGTCGGTGCCGAGCAGGAAGGCGACCAGCGCGCCGACGTCGGTGCGCACGTCGCCGATGCGCCGCATCGGGACGCGCCGCAGCGCCTTCGCATAGTCGTCGGGGGCGAACTCCTTCCACAGCTTGACCCCGTCGGACTCGGCGAACGGGCAGATGACGTTGACCCGGATGTTGTCGCGCCCCCACTCCAGGGCCGCGACCTTCGACATACCGCGGATGGCCTCCTTGGCGGCGGCGTAACCACCCCACTTGACGTCGCCGCCGGTGCCCGTGCCGGAGCCGAGGTTCACGATCGACCCGCCGCCCGCCTCGACCATCACCGGGTGCACCGCCTGCATGAGCAGAAAGCTCGCCCGCGGGCCCACGTCGTGACCGAGCGCCAGATCCTCGAGGGTGATGTCCACGAACCGCTTGGGCTCGTTGGTGGCGATGGCGTTGTTGACCAGGCCGTGCACCGTTCCGAACGCCTCGACCGCGGCTGCCACGATCCGCGGCGCGCTGTCGGGGTCGCGCAGATCGGCGACCAGCTGCTCGACCCGGCCGGCCCGGGCGAGTTCGGCGGTGGTGGCCGCCAGCCGCGCGGCCTGGACGTCGACCAGGAACACCGCAGCGCCGCGTTCCAGCAGCGCCGCGGCGATGCCCTTGCCCACGCCCTGGGCGGCGCCGGTGACGATCGCGACGTGGCCGCGCATCGAGTCGGGGTGGGAGTAGGTCATCGCTCGGGTCCCAGCCGCAGCCGCACGCCGCGGTAGAACGCCAGCGCGCGGTCCATGTCCGTCACCCCGACGAGGTGACAGAACGAGACGTCGTCGAGTCGCACCGGGTCACCGCGCCAGGTGTGGGGCCGGGCGCCCGGCGAGCAGCGGCAGGTCCAGGTAGGTCTTGATGCCGGGGCCGGCCGCGCACACGTCGGGGATGGCGTTGACGCAGTGGTTGGCCGTGGCCACCACGCCCGGATTCTTCTGCAGCCCTTCGGCGATGGTTTCCGGCTGCAGCCCCTTGAACGTCAGGCTCACCGTGGGGTCGCCGGTGATCTCGACCTCGAAGCGTTCGCCGCGGCCGCCGAAGTTCCAGTTCGGTTCCAGGTTCTCTTCGCCCATCAGCCAGTTGACCGCCGCCGTGATGACCGGCTCCCCGTCGACCAGCGCCTCCCAGCGGAACCGGCGCGCGGCGACGGACCCCGGGGTGATCGGGAAGGGGTCGTAGTCGATGTCGGCGGTGGCCACGGCGATCTCCTGGATGGTCCTGATGTCCGGATCGATCCGAAAGCCCATGTGGTCGGCCACCATTCGCACCGACATCTTGAAGCCCGCTTCGAGCAGCCCGGCCATCGGTCCCTGCACCGCCTCCTCGGGGGTACCGCCGAAGCCCATGATGTGGCGCACCACGTCGGGGGCGTTGTAGGTGCGGATGTCGGAGAACTCCTCGGCGCGCACGTGCGTGACGGCCGACGACAGCGAGGACACCATGAGCGGGAAGCGCTCGGTGATGCCGCCGGGGTGGATGCCGGACCCGTGCAGGGTCACCCCGGCCTCGAGCGCGGCGTCGGCGATGGCCTTGACGCGGGGGTTCGTTGCGTCGGGGTACACCCAGCCGACGGGGGTGACGACGTTCTTGCCCGACCGCAGGATCGCGATGACCTCTTCGTCGGCGGGGATCAGCGGGCTGTACATCACGCAGTCGGCGTCGGTGGCCAGCACCTCCTCGACGCTGGTGGTGGCGGTGACGCCGAGCGGGCCGGTGCCCAGGATCTCGCCGACGTCGCGGCCGTTCTTGTCCGCGGAGTGCACCCAGCATCCCGCAAGTTCGAGTTGCGGGTGGTTGAGCACGCAGGCGATGGCGGCCTTCCCGACCCCCCCTGTCGCCCACTGGATCACGCGAAGCTTGGACGGCTCACCCATCTAACGACCTCCCGAATCGAACGCCCGGACACGCCGTCACCGGCCTTTACAGGCCCGAGCATGAACTGGCACAGTATGACCAGCTGGCAGTGACTGTCAACGATGATCCGCCCGGCCGCGGGTGAGAGTGGTCGAGTACCCCACGCC is part of the Mycobacterium sp. HUMS_12744610 genome and encodes:
- a CDS encoding dihydrodipicolinate reductase — its product is MGEPSKLRVIQWATGGVGKAAIACVLNHPQLELAGCWVHSADKNGRDVGEILGTGPLGVTATTSVEEVLATDADCVMYSPLIPADEEVIAILRSGKNVVTPVGWVYPDATNPRVKAIADAALEAGVTLHGSGIHPGGITERFPLMVSSLSSAVTHVRAEEFSDIRTYNAPDVVRHIMGFGGTPEEAVQGPMAGLLEAGFKMSVRMVADHMGFRIDPDIRTIQEIAVATADIDYDPFPITPGSVAARRFRWEALVDGEPVITAAVNWLMGEENLEPNWNFGGRGERFEVEITGDPTVSLTFKGLQPETIAEGLQKNPGVVATANHCVNAIPDVCAAGPGIKTYLDLPLLAGRPAPHLAR